A genomic stretch from Desulfovibrio sp. includes:
- a CDS encoding deoxyguanosinetriphosphate triphosphohydrolase — MSDHKEQWGRLLAPYRMTRQGKKPADLDVVRNPFVQDYDRIIFSSSFRRLAKKTQVHPLVRNDHIHNRLTHSLEVSSVGRSLGLQVGQTLADRGHLPDGFSPEHLGQIIQAACLAHDIGNPPFGHAGEEAIRDWFKDTGHTEHYFKELRPAERADFEAFDGNAQGFRVVNTLENNKDAGGFRLTFPVLASLVKYPRSAHEALGQASGKFNFYTAEQGIFTEIFTTLGLMRDNRTRRHPLSYLLEAADDICYRIIDMEDARELRIIGYQDIKNVMEPLLGDKDMDTARLGAMDSDRRRSGMLRTRAMACIIPSVVQTFMECYEDMMAGTLEGDLLKHAQPDVAKFMSAAKEVFNSKIMNNPQKTALEIGTYTLYKRLLDIFIPACFNFSKKNSMSYQEKRALTLMGSNAPSEGECLYTAYLRVLDFVSGMTDDYATFISQQFSGTAAQ; from the coding sequence ATGAGCGACCATAAAGAACAATGGGGCCGTCTGCTGGCCCCGTACCGCATGACGCGGCAGGGCAAGAAACCTGCCGACCTCGATGTGGTGCGCAATCCCTTTGTGCAGGATTATGACCGCATCATCTTTTCCAGCTCGTTTCGCAGGCTGGCCAAGAAAACCCAGGTGCATCCGCTGGTGCGCAACGATCATATCCATAACCGCCTTACCCATTCGCTTGAGGTAAGCAGCGTCGGACGATCGCTGGGCCTCCAGGTGGGGCAGACCCTGGCCGACCGGGGACACCTGCCGGACGGCTTCAGCCCCGAGCATCTCGGCCAGATCATACAGGCGGCCTGCCTGGCGCACGATATCGGCAACCCTCCCTTTGGTCATGCCGGTGAAGAAGCCATACGCGACTGGTTCAAGGATACAGGCCATACCGAGCACTATTTCAAGGAACTGCGGCCAGCGGAACGGGCGGACTTTGAGGCCTTTGACGGCAATGCCCAGGGATTTCGCGTGGTCAATACGCTTGAGAACAACAAGGACGCCGGGGGTTTTCGGCTGACCTTTCCCGTGCTGGCCAGCCTTGTGAAGTATCCCCGCTCCGCTCATGAGGCATTGGGGCAAGCCAGCGGCAAGTTTAATTTTTACACTGCAGAGCAGGGCATTTTTACGGAAATCTTCACGACCCTGGGCCTGATGCGTGACAACCGCACGCGGCGGCATCCGCTTTCCTACCTGCTGGAGGCGGCGGACGACATCTGCTACCGCATCATAGACATGGAAGACGCGCGCGAACTGCGCATCATTGGCTATCAGGACATCAAGAATGTAATGGAACCGTTGCTGGGCGACAAAGATATGGATACGGCCCGCCTGGGCGCTATGGACTCTGACCGGCGGCGATCCGGCATGCTGCGCACCAGGGCCATGGCGTGCATCATCCCTTCCGTGGTGCAGACATTTATGGAGTGTTATGAAGACATGATGGCCGGAACGCTTGAGGGCGATCTGCTCAAGCACGCCCAGCCGGATGTGGCAAAATTTATGAGCGCGGCAAAAGAGGTCTTTAACAGCAAGATCATGAACAATCCGCAGAAAACCGCGCTGGAAATAGGCACATACACTCTGTACAAGCGCCTGCTGGATATTTTCATCCCGGCCTGCTTCAATTTCAGCAAAAAGAACTCCATGTCCTATCAGGAGAAAAGGGCGCTTACCCTCATGGGTTCCAATGCTCCTTCTGAGGGCGAATGCCTGTATACGGCCTATCTGCGCGTGCTGGATTTTGTGTCCGGCATGACGGACGATTATGCGACCTTCATTTCGCAGCAGTTTTCAGGCACTGCGGCGCAATAA
- a CDS encoding adenylyl-sulfate kinase, producing the protein MTPVLWLLGLSGSGKTALGSLLRLYLEGQGIETAFIDEGRFCPQAHVAPEGRVAAINALRDHALQQHAQGRLCIVAATTPYDSMRQKNREILPLYREVWVRCSLQTLVERDTRGLYAMAGHTHVAGLCGLTDKFDEPRRADHIIDTDRHSLAESYLQLRDLALNALDTARHWQRMQHALLPERLLPAARMQPAIAL; encoded by the coding sequence ATGACGCCTGTACTCTGGCTGCTGGGTCTTTCTGGCAGCGGTAAAACCGCACTTGGTTCCCTTCTGCGCCTGTATCTGGAAGGGCAGGGCATTGAAACAGCCTTTATTGACGAAGGCAGATTTTGCCCACAGGCCCATGTTGCCCCTGAAGGCCGCGTTGCCGCGATCAACGCCTTGCGCGATCATGCTTTGCAGCAGCACGCCCAGGGTCGCCTGTGCATTGTGGCGGCCACCACCCCCTATGACAGCATGCGCCAGAAAAACCGTGAAATCTTGCCCCTGTACCGTGAAGTGTGGGTGCGCTGCTCACTGCAAACGCTGGTAGAGCGCGACACCAGGGGATTGTACGCCATGGCCGGGCACACCCACGTCGCTGGCCTGTGCGGCCTGACCGACAAATTTGATGAGCCGCGCCGCGCTGATCATATCATTGATACTGACCGCCACAGCCTGGCCGAAAGTTATTTGCAGTTGCGCGACCTTGCCCTGAACGCTCTGGATACTGCGCGCCACTGGCAGCGCATGCAGCACGCGCTGCTGCCGGAACGTCTGCTGCCTGCGGCCCGCATGCAGCCGGCCATAGCCCTTTAG